One Papaver somniferum cultivar HN1 chromosome 10, ASM357369v1, whole genome shotgun sequence genomic window carries:
- the LOC113316467 gene encoding uncharacterized protein LOC113316467 gives MRSLKTKHGPRTAVGRDYSWQSDAHRHRPPAPIQKFDGVDHSIRGEEILSVAYGPFYRSWDKEMWKILKEKTWNHVLKTSKTDKDKILTDYYAAIKKVEEESRDLYGRDESIDLLSSHDFIMMMIYDGCFILQVALSVLGGFKRLDHLRDFQLLIPGPNKKTTTMIKVAVSSMFVIGNQVPLLVLKELVKQDFFRNFVRQGIWEEPSDLERWVLYELLVPLFRGGERDGTIIQTDSLLNYLLGKRKRFWSFIPSLGLPGRDAIGFQWKNKHPSENATDLIHGFWLLLTGLDDSMEDSVCKDVDRDGRHTSYSAVPDCHGSNKFVLPTVRSATELKEAGVDFRYKGSRTKINGIRFRNNMFNATLFLPRIIMVSENQMHALLYNLIRYEARHFGESKRKVCEYLQLMRGLVRSADDAKVLMADGIIVVHPDDLEEKVLGFFQKLDDIPQLRSHRNLMRNVKDDLNNYTKPSPFKKLGDVLNFVVFLTIIQSAMSLISYFYPKK, from the exons ATGAGATCACTCAAG acAAAGCATGGACCTCGGACAGCTGTAGGCCGTGATTATTCATGGCAAAGTGATGCTCATCGTCACCGTCCTCCAGCACCAATACAGAAATTTGATGGTGTTGACCATAGCATTAGAGGAGAGGAAATTCTGTCCGTCGCTTATGGACCATTCTACCGTTCGTGGGATAAAGAGATGTGGAAGATATTGAAAGAAAAAACTTGGAACCATGTATTGAAAACAAGCAAGACTGATAAAGATAAGATTTTAACCGATTACTATGCCGCAATTAAGAAAGTGGAGGAAGAAAGTAGAGATCTTTACGGTAGGGATGAATCAATAGACCTTCTCTCTAGTCATGATTTTATAATGATGATGATATATGATGGTTGTTTCATTTTGCAAGTAGCATTGTCGGTGCTTGGTGGTTTCAAAAGACTTGATCATCTTCGTGATTTCCAGTTGCTCATTCCGGGGCCTAATAAAAAGACTACAACAATGATAAAAGTTGCAGTGTCGTCCATGTTTGTGATTGGGAATCAGGTTCCTCTTTTGGTACTCAAGGAGTTGGTGAAGCAAGATTTTTTTCGAAATTTTGTTAGGCAGGGAATTTGGGAAGAACCGTCGGACTTGGAGAGGTGGGTGTTATATGAGTTGTTGGTGCCATTGTTTCGAGGGGGTGAACGAGATGGAACAATCATACAAACTGATTCGCTGCTTAATTACCTTTTAGGAAAACGAAAACGTTTTTGGTCATTCATCCCGAGCTTAGGACTTCCGGGAAGAGATGCTATAGGGTTCCAATGGAAGAATAAGCACCCTTCAGAAAATGCTACAGACCTCATTCATGGTTTTTGGTTATTACTGACTGGGTTAGATGACTCTATGGAAGATAGTGTCTGCAAGGATGTTGACAGAGATGGTAGGCATACTAGTTACAGTGCCGTTCCAGATTGTCATGGTAGTAATAAATTTGTTCTCCCGACAGTTCGAAGTGCAACGGAGCTTAAAGAAGCTGGTGTTGACTTCCGCTACAAAGGAAGCAGGACAAAGATTAATGGTATAAGATTTCGAAACAATATGTTTAATGCAACTCTTTTTTTACCTCGTATAATTATGGTTTCTGAGAACCAAATGCATGCTCTGTTATACAACTTAATTCGGTACGAGGCAAGACATTTTGGTGAAAGTAAGAGAAAAGTGTGCGAGTATCTGCAGTTGATGCGTGGACTTGTTAGATCAGCAGATGATGCCAAAGTCCTAATGGCTGATGGAATCATTGTGGTGCATCCTGATGATCTAGAGGAAAAAGTTTTGGGTTTCTTCCAAAAATTGGACGATATCCCTCAGTTAAGAAGCCACAGGAATCTGATGCGAAATGTCAAGGACGATCTTAACAATTATACCAAACCTAGCCCGTTTAAAAAGCTCGGTGATGTgcttaactttgttgtatttcttaCCATCATTCAAAGCGCGATGAGTTTGATTAGTTATTTCTACCCAAAGAAGTAG
- the LOC113316468 gene encoding putative disease resistance protein RGA1: protein MQDEEIHILGKRRSLIEQSRETGLPRRINKAVCIFLQEYETFATLFRNAEGPLLNIYPDKGFGLWLISNIEPEIAYDAEEVTVAKYQLIMPSPHYDTSSLQYGDFYEKQSRTTYSYVDESKVIGRKDDIRKIVDMLLIADTPLSSSSSAVTLNQYEEAPAIITIVGLIGLGKTLLAQLVYNNYMSAYIFETKCDIQDMHSLVRKVQESLGGKKYLLVLDDLGSVKVWEKLKSALQVGVQEGSKIIITTRSHKVASVIGGTIPPYRLRRLTDDECWSIIKQGAFPIGGPTETANHVEVGKYLARKCYGFPLIALHRGRDLHQHIDETVGMELRVRTERLDKAVPALSFGLILPGLVFKYHGLPWRLKKCFSYFSMYHWKQKIHIESLIRFWIAEGFIELSDETNEMSMEDIGNQYINNLLGSPIFEDVEMDELDIKADESGCVKTFRLDCITHDFAREVAAGDCAIVKGTELGHITSIVRRVRLVSDEGVRSTCMPSDFHKNVRTIVGIQGIHSKEIKKIFSNKHLRVLELRNCGVGKLPDLSKLIHLRYLDLSDCQNILFVQSISSLWYLQTLVLRGCNSLTELPRDISTLINLRYLDASRTRVIVLPSEIGALKQLQHLDVSDTNIKVIPSTIKDVCKLRTCKFDCCRYLKVLPTTFADLKHLKCLDLSGTRIKELHESNTRCLYNLETLKLVQCKPPEDMAHLKRLKHLIYEGNETPRGLGTLTCLQTLQQYVVGECEEGIADLEDLNLLEKIRMCNLENVKDLVAAKGANLKGKQHIHCLDLHWSFRTLHSGYRYSDSEVLDALQPNANLKILKVKNFMGLKLPRWMDDSLSLCLPNLVELVLSGCSQCEQLPALGKLQYLRILCLRGMNSVRCLGKELYGDESSSSENSTPTPFPSLVELTLHSMKNLECWDASPLPSFPLLQKMNISFCYQLKAFRVPFPSLK, encoded by the exons ATGCAGGACGAAGAAATCCATATACTGGGGAAAAGGAGATCGTTAATTGAACAATCCCGGGAGACTGGTCTGCCTCGGCGTATCAATAAGGCAGTGTGTATATTTCTACAAGAGTATGAAACGTTTGCAACCCTATTTAGGAACGCCGAGGGACCTTTACTAAATATATATCCCGACAAAGGATTTGGATTATGGTTGATAAGCAATATTGAACCCGAGATTGCTTATGATGCTGAAGAG GTAACGGTGGCTAAGTACCAGTTAATTATGCCTTCTCCTCATTATGATACATCTTCACTTCAGTATGGTGATTTCTATGAAAAACAAAGCAGAACAACATATTCATATGTAGATGAATCAAAAGTTATCGGAAGGAAGGACGACATAAGAAAGATAGTAGATATGTTATTAATTGCCGACACAccactatcatcatcatcatcagcggTAACTTTGAATCAGTACGAAGAAGCTCCTGCTATCATAACCATCGTGGGTTTAATAGGATTAGGAAAGACGCTGCTGGCTCAACTAGTGTACAACAATTACATG AGTGCATATATTTTTGAAACTAAATGTGATATACAAGATATGCATAGCTTGGTACGCAAAGTTCAGGAGAGTCTGGGTGGCAAGAAATATCTACTTGTACTCGATGATCTTGGGAGTGTCAAGGTCTGGGAGAAACTTAAAAGTGCATTGCAAGTTGGTGTTCAAGAAGGAAGTAAGATCATAATTACTACTCGAAGTCACAAAGTTGCTTCGGTGATCGGAGGCACAATTCCTCCTTACAGATTACGACGATTAACAGATGATGAATGCTGGTCTATTATCAAGCAAGGAGCATTTCCGATTGGTGGACCAACAGAGACTGCAAACCATGTTGAAGTAGGAAAATATTTAGCAAGAAAATGTTATGGATTCCCATTAATTGCTTTGCATCGTGGACGCGATTTGCATCAGCATATTGATGAGACCGTGGGGATGGAATTAAGAGTCAGAACGGAGCGGTTAGATAAAGCAGTACCTGCACTTTCTTTTGGATTAATCCTACCAGGACTGGTGTTCAAGTATCATGGTTTACCATGGCGTCTGAAAAAATGTTTCTCTTATTTTTCCATGTATCACTGGAAACAAAAAATTCACATAGAATCTTTAATCCGATTCTGGATTGCAGAAGGATTCATTGAACTCAGTGATGAAACAAATGAAATGTCAATGGAAGATATCGGCAATCAGTATATCAACAATTTATTGGGGAGTCCCATATTTGAAGATGTAGAGATGGATGAATTAGACATTAAGGCGGATGAGTCTGGCTGTGTAAAAACTTTTCGTCTAGATTGTATTACACATGACTTTGCCCGAGAAGTTGCTGCTGGTGATTGTGCAATCGTAAAGGGTACAGAATTGGGACATATTACCAGCATAGTTCGTCGTGTAAGGTTGGTTTCTGACGAGGGGGTCAGGTCGACATGTATGCCATCCGACTTTCATAAGAATGTGCGTACCATTGTTGGCATTCAAGGAATCCATAgtaaagaaatcaagaaaatcTTCAGCAATAAGCACTTGCGTGTCCTAGAGCTGAGAAATTGTGGGGTTGGAAAGTTACCTGATTTATCAAAGCTAATACATTTAAGGTACCTCGACTTATCAGATTGCCAGAATATATTATTTGTTCAGTCAATCAGTAGTCTTTGGTATTTGCAGACCCTGGTTTTACGTGGTTGCAATTCTCTGACTGAGCTTCCTCGGGATATCAGTACTTTGATAAACTTAAGGTACCTTGATGCTTCACGTACAAGGGTTATTGTTCTACCAAGTGAAATTGGGGCTCTGAAACAACTTCAGCACCTTGATGTCTCAGATACAAATATCAAAGTGATACCCTCCACTATTAAAGATGTTTGCAAACTGCGCACGTGTAAATTTGATTGCTGCAGGTATCTTAAAGTGCTACCCACAACATTTGCAGACTTGAAACACCTGAAATGCCTTGACCTCTCCGGTACAAGAATCAAAGAGTTACACGAGTCTAACACTAGATGCTTATACAACTTGGAAACGTTAAAGCTCGTGCAGTGTAAGCCTCCAGAAGACATGGCACATTTGAAAAGATTGAAGCACCTAATATACGAAGGAAATGAAACACCAAGAGGTTTAGGAACACTAACTTGTCTTCAAACATTACAGCAATACGTGGTAGGAGAATGTGAAGAGGGCATCGCAGACTTAGAAGATCTAAACCTCCTAGAGAAGATAAGGATGTGTAATCTAGAGAATGTGAAAGATTTGGTAGCTGCGAAGGGAGCAAATTTAAAAGGTAAGCAACACATTCACTGTTTGGATTTACATTGGAGTTTTAGAACTTTACATTCTGGGTACCGCTATAGTGATAGTGAAGTGTTGGATGCCCTCCAACCTAACGCCAACCTAAAAATACTGAAGGTAAAGAACTTTATGGGTCTAAAGCTTCCTCGGTGGATGGATGATTCTCTTTCATTGTGTCTTCCAAATTTGGTGGAATTAGTTTTATCAGGTTGCAGCCAATGTGAGCAACTTCCAGCACTTGGGAAGCTCCAATATCTCAGGATTCTTTGTTTACGTGGAATGAATTCTGTGAGATGTCTAGGCAAAGAGTTGTATGGAGATGAAAGCAGTTCCAGCGAAAACTCAACGCCAACACCATTCCCTTCTTTAGTCGAGTTAACTCTTCATTCCATGAAAAACTTAGAGTGCTGGGATGCATCACCGTTGCCTTCGTTTCCTCTTCTCCAGAAGATGAACATCTCCTTTTGCTATCAATTGAAAGCCTTTCGAGTCCCATTTCCTTCTCTTAAGTAA